The genomic window AAGTATGAATTTACTGAAATTCAGACAGTTAAATTACATATTATTTCAACTTTTTATGGAATTACCCAAAAAACAGAACCAATCCTTGACGAAAAAAAAACGATTCTATATACTCACTTTTTGTAGAACGGAATTCCCTACAATTTTGGAAGGAAAAGTAAGGTCTTTAGTCATACTTACTTATCTAAACAATCGGGTATTGTAACCTTTGCTTATTATGGTAGACTTGTTCATTTAGATTACTTGAAATGAGGGAAGATCGTGGCACAACAACAAAAGACAGGGTTCTTCTCACGCACGTTTAATCGCTTGTTAAACCGTGTTGAGTGGCTAGGCAACAAGCTGCCTCACCCCATAACGCTATTCGCCATTCTAGCAGTGCTCGTTATTATCGCTTCGGCAGTACTATCAGCGTTTAACGTTTCGGTAGAGGATCCTACTCAAGCAGGAGAAACCCTTGAAGTTCAAAATTTATTAAGTGCTGAAGGAATTCAGTATTTATTTACAAGCATGGTTGATAATTTTATAAACTTCGCACCCCTTGGCGTCGTTCTCGCTACAATGATTGGTATCGGTGTAGCTGAGCGTAGTGGCCTTATCGGCGCAGCACTTCGAGGCATTGTTACATCTGTTCCAAAACAACTCGTAACTGCTGCACTTATCTTTGCTGGTGTTCTTTCAAGCATGGCTGTTGATGCAGGTTATGTCATTTTACCGCCACTTGGCGCATTAATCTTCTTATCTTTAGGTCGGCATCCGTTAGCTGGTCTAGCTGCTGCTTTCGCAGGTGTGTCGGCTGGATTCGGTGCAAATCTCTTTGTAACCTCTCTTGATCCAATGCTAGGTGCACTAACGATAGAAGCTGCTGCCACATTAGATCCCGAATATGCTGAAGGCTTAAACTACTTAATGAACTATTACATTATGGCTGTATCAGTTCTTCTATTAACGGTAGTGGGTACCATTGTAACGGAGAAAATTGTAGAACCAAGACTCGGAAGCTTTAAAGGAAAAACAAATAAAGAAGATTCCATTACGTATCTTTCTAAAGTAGAAAAAAAAGGGTTAACCTACGCTGGATTAACCGTTGTCGGATTAATCGCGCTTGCTTTGCTTCTCGTTGTTCCTGAATGGGGACCATTGCGTGGCGAAGGAGATAGCCCGATTTTGAATTCCCCATTTATGGATTCATTAGTTGCCATTCTCTTATTCGTTTTCCTTGTACCAGGTCTTGTTTATGGAATCGTGACTAAAGAAATTCGCAATGACAAAGATGCAGCACAACAAATGTCAGACACAATGGCTTCAATGGGCATGTTCATTGTGCTTGCCTTTACAGCTGGGCAGTTTGTTGCTTACTTCGCTGAAACGAATATCGGTACAGTCATCGGTGCATTCGGTGCTGAACTACTCGAGACCCTTCAAATTGGCGGAATCCCCTTATTGCTAGGGTTTATGATCGTCTGTGCGATTATTAATCTCTTTATTGGGAGTGCATCTGCAAAATGGGCAATCATGGCCCCTGTCTTTGTTCCATTAATGATGGAATTTG from Shouchella hunanensis includes these protein-coding regions:
- a CDS encoding AbgT family transporter, with translation MVAQQQKTGFFSRTFNRLLNRVEWLGNKLPHPITLFAILAVLVIIASAVLSAFNVSVEDPTQAGETLEVQNLLSAEGIQYLFTSMVDNFINFAPLGVVLATMIGIGVAERSGLIGAALRGIVTSVPKQLVTAALIFAGVLSSMAVDAGYVILPPLGALIFLSLGRHPLAGLAAAFAGVSAGFGANLFVTSLDPMLGALTIEAAATLDPEYAEGLNYLMNYYIMAVSVLLLTVVGTIVTEKIVEPRLGSFKGKTNKEDSITYLSKVEKKGLTYAGLTVVGLIALALLLVVPEWGPLRGEGDSPILNSPFMDSLVAILLFVFLVPGLVYGIVTKEIRNDKDAAQQMSDTMASMGMFIVLAFTAGQFVAYFAETNIGTVIGAFGAELLETLQIGGIPLLLGFMIVCAIINLFIGSASAKWAIMAPVFVPLMMEFGFSPALTQAAYRIADSTTNIITPTMTYFAMIIAFAQKYDKKIGIGTLISMMLPYTIFFSIAWTAMLIIWMLLGIDLGPGSPIYYE